Proteins from a genomic interval of Geodermatophilus obscurus DSM 43160:
- a CDS encoding urease accessory protein UreF, translating into MTAALLTLADSRLPAGGHTHSGGVEQAVAAGVVHDPGSLTTFLLRRLHTAGVVAAGLAAAATTVSSSGRHRGQVPSPAAESAAPVPGLRVVGRTGSSCSSRETAAPASSSLVAALLDLDAEADARTPSPALRAASRQQGRGLVRVGRRAWPSPVWDALPDRPHHPVAMGVAGTAAGLAPSDAAAAAAYLSISGPATAAQRLLAMDPLTVAAVTARLARAVDAVAVAAVEAGLPADADPLLDLLAEVHAARKDRFFAS; encoded by the coding sequence ATGACGGCTGCGCTGCTCACCCTCGCCGACTCGCGGCTGCCGGCCGGCGGGCACACGCACTCCGGTGGCGTGGAACAGGCGGTCGCCGCCGGGGTGGTGCACGACCCGGGATCCCTGACGACCTTCCTCCTGCGCCGCCTGCACACCGCGGGGGTGGTCGCGGCCGGGCTCGCGGCCGCCGCCACGACAGTGTCGTCCTCCGGACGACACCGCGGCCAGGTGCCGTCCCCCGCTGCCGAGAGCGCCGCCCCCGTCCCGGGCCTGCGGGTGGTGGGGAGGACGGGGTCCTCCTGCTCCTCGCGGGAGACTGCGGCACCCGCCTCGTCGTCGCTCGTCGCTGCGCTCCTGGACCTCGACGCCGAGGCCGATGCGCGGACGCCGTCCCCGGCGCTGCGCGCGGCGTCCCGGCAGCAGGGGCGCGGGCTGGTGCGGGTGGGGCGGCGGGCCTGGCCGTCACCGGTGTGGGACGCGCTGCCCGACCGGCCGCACCACCCGGTCGCGATGGGCGTCGCTGGGACGGCGGCCGGGCTGGCCCCGTCCGACGCTGCCGCGGCGGCCGCCTACCTGTCGATCAGCGGCCCGGCCACCGCCGCCCAGCGGCTGCTGGCGATGGACCCGCTCACCGTCGCCGCCGTCACCGCCCGGCTGGCCCGCGCGGTCGACGCCGTGGCCGTCGCCGCGGTCGAGGCCGGCCTGCCGGCAGACGCCGACCCGCTCCTCGACCTGCTCGCCGAGGTGCACGCCGCACGCAAGGACCGCTTCTTCGCCTCATGA
- a CDS encoding DUF4333 domain-containing protein, with the protein MPPRRLRVLAAVPVLAIGLTACSSSIGQDELETQVAGTLESRFGVAAGVSCPGDLDAEVDATTECTATEIDTGEEVVLRITVTSVEDGAAEFDIAPVD; encoded by the coding sequence GTGCCACCTCGCCGTCTCCGCGTGCTCGCCGCCGTCCCTGTCCTGGCCATCGGCCTGACCGCGTGCAGCTCGTCGATCGGGCAGGACGAGCTGGAGACCCAGGTGGCCGGCACGCTGGAGTCCCGGTTCGGCGTGGCGGCCGGCGTCTCCTGCCCCGGCGACCTCGACGCCGAGGTGGACGCGACCACCGAGTGCACCGCCACCGAGATCGACACCGGCGAGGAGGTCGTGCTGCGGATCACCGTGACCTCGGTCGAGGACGGCGCCGCCGAGTTCGACATCGCGCCGGTCGACTGA
- a CDS encoding ABC transporter ATP-binding protein, whose translation MTPPTTAAATVRDVTMRFRGHTALDGVSTVIERDSITGLVGRNGAGKTTLMQLLTGHRVPTSGSVEVLGGAPYENDGVLSRICFVKEGQRYPDHFRVRDALDAAALVYPDWNAGLAAELLRDFDLPAKRSVKKLSRGMTSAVGIVIGLASRAPITLFDEPYLGLDAVARQLFYDRLLADYAEHPRTVVLSTHLIEEIAALLERVLLIDRGRVLLDADAESLRGSAVTVTGPSDRVAAFAGRHELLHTESLAGQSRSVVRLTGGSAGGDAADAGLAWEPVTLQQLVVAMSLRTSRPESSTSTDLEEVSR comes from the coding sequence ATGACCCCGCCCACCACCGCGGCGGCCACCGTCCGCGACGTCACGATGCGGTTCCGGGGGCACACCGCCCTGGACGGCGTCAGCACGGTGATCGAACGCGACAGCATCACCGGGCTGGTCGGCCGCAACGGGGCCGGCAAGACGACGCTCATGCAGCTGCTCACCGGTCACCGCGTGCCGACCAGCGGCTCGGTCGAGGTCCTCGGTGGCGCCCCCTACGAGAACGACGGCGTCCTCTCCCGGATCTGCTTCGTCAAGGAGGGGCAGCGCTACCCCGACCACTTCCGGGTCCGCGACGCCCTCGACGCGGCGGCCCTGGTCTACCCGGACTGGAACGCCGGCCTCGCTGCCGAGCTGCTGCGCGACTTCGACCTGCCGGCCAAGCGGTCGGTCAAGAAGCTCTCCCGCGGCATGACCTCCGCCGTCGGCATCGTCATCGGCCTGGCCTCCCGGGCACCGATCACGCTGTTCGACGAGCCCTACCTGGGCCTGGACGCCGTCGCGCGGCAGCTGTTCTACGACCGGCTGCTGGCCGACTACGCCGAGCACCCGCGCACGGTGGTGCTGTCCACCCACCTGATCGAGGAGATCGCGGCCCTGCTCGAGCGGGTCCTGCTCATCGACCGCGGCCGGGTCCTGCTCGACGCGGATGCCGAATCGCTGCGCGGCAGTGCGGTCACCGTGACCGGACCGAGCGACCGGGTCGCGGCCTTCGCCGGCCGGCACGAGCTGCTGCACACCGAGTCCCTCGCCGGGCAGAGCCGTTCCGTCGTCCGGCTGACCGGCGGCTCCGCCGGAGGCGACGCCGCCGACGCCGGGCTGGCCTGGGAGCCGGTGACCCTCCAGCAGCTCGTCGTGGCCATGAGCCTGCGGACGTCCCGACCCGAGTCCTCCACCAGTACCGACCTCGAGGAGGTCTCCCGATGA
- a CDS encoding urease subunit alpha, with amino-acid sequence MVLLSRERYAQLYGPTVGDRVRLADTDLLIEVEEDRCGGPGRAGEEAVFGGGKVIRESMGQGRATRAEGAPDLVITGAVVLDHWGVVKADVGIRDGRIVALGKAGNPDTMDGVHPGLVIGPGTEVLAGNGRILTAGGIDCHVHFICPQIVPTALGSGVTTLIGGGTGPAEGSKATTITPGDWYLARMLEAMDPWPVNVALLGKGNTVSQESMEEQLRGGASGFKLHEDWGSTPAAIDACLTVAGRNGVPVALHSDTLNEAGFIEDTLAAIAGRSIHAYHTEGAGGGHAPDIITVAGHPNVLPSSTNPTRPHTVNTLDEHLDMLMVCHHLDSSVPEDLAFAESRIRPTTIAAEDLLHDVGAISMIGSDAQAMGRVGEVVLRTWQTAHVMKRKRGSLAGDGAADNLRARRYVAKYTICPAVAHGIDGEVGSVEPGKLADLVLWDPRFFGVRPHAVLKGGVIAWAQMGDANASIPTPQPQLPRPMFGAYGRVPARTALHFVAPAAVEAGLADRLGVDRRLVAVTDTTRLAKADMPENTALPDIRVDPDTFTVRVDGEVWEPEPVRELPMAQRYFLF; translated from the coding sequence ATGGTGCTGCTGTCCCGCGAGCGCTACGCGCAGCTCTACGGCCCGACGGTCGGCGACCGCGTCCGGCTGGCCGACACCGACCTGCTCATCGAGGTGGAGGAGGACCGCTGCGGCGGCCCCGGCCGGGCCGGCGAGGAGGCGGTCTTCGGCGGCGGCAAGGTGATCCGCGAGTCGATGGGGCAGGGCCGGGCCACCCGCGCCGAGGGCGCGCCCGACCTGGTGATCACCGGTGCGGTCGTCCTCGACCACTGGGGGGTCGTCAAGGCCGACGTCGGCATCCGGGACGGCCGGATCGTGGCGCTCGGCAAGGCGGGCAACCCCGACACGATGGACGGCGTCCACCCCGGCCTGGTCATCGGCCCGGGCACCGAGGTGCTCGCCGGGAACGGCCGCATCCTCACCGCCGGCGGCATCGACTGCCACGTGCACTTCATCTGCCCGCAGATCGTCCCCACGGCGCTGGGCTCGGGCGTCACCACGCTGATCGGCGGCGGCACCGGTCCGGCGGAGGGGTCCAAGGCCACCACGATCACCCCGGGCGACTGGTACCTGGCCCGCATGCTCGAGGCGATGGACCCGTGGCCGGTCAACGTCGCGCTGCTGGGCAAGGGCAACACCGTCTCGCAGGAGTCGATGGAGGAGCAGCTCCGTGGCGGCGCCAGCGGGTTCAAGCTGCACGAGGACTGGGGGTCCACGCCGGCCGCCATCGACGCCTGCCTCACCGTGGCCGGGCGCAACGGCGTCCCGGTGGCCCTGCACTCGGACACGCTCAACGAGGCCGGCTTCATCGAGGACACCCTGGCCGCCATCGCCGGCCGGAGCATCCACGCGTACCACACCGAGGGGGCCGGGGGTGGTCACGCGCCGGACATCATCACCGTCGCCGGGCACCCGAACGTGCTACCGAGCAGCACCAACCCGACGCGGCCGCACACGGTCAACACCCTCGACGAGCACCTCGACATGCTCATGGTCTGCCACCACCTCGACTCGTCGGTGCCCGAGGACCTGGCCTTCGCCGAGAGCCGGATCCGGCCGACGACGATCGCCGCCGAGGACCTGTTGCACGACGTCGGGGCCATCTCGATGATCGGCTCCGACGCGCAGGCGATGGGCCGGGTCGGTGAGGTCGTGCTGCGGACCTGGCAGACCGCGCACGTGATGAAGCGCAAACGGGGGTCGCTGGCCGGGGACGGTGCGGCGGACAACCTGCGGGCCCGCCGGTACGTCGCCAAGTACACGATCTGCCCGGCCGTGGCGCACGGGATCGACGGCGAGGTCGGCTCGGTGGAGCCGGGCAAGCTGGCCGACCTGGTGCTGTGGGACCCGCGGTTCTTCGGCGTCCGCCCGCACGCCGTGCTCAAGGGCGGGGTGATCGCCTGGGCGCAGATGGGTGACGCCAACGCCTCCATCCCCACCCCGCAGCCGCAGCTGCCCCGGCCGATGTTCGGCGCGTACGGGCGGGTGCCGGCCCGGACGGCGCTGCACTTCGTCGCCCCCGCGGCGGTCGAGGCGGGGCTGGCCGACCGGCTCGGCGTCGACCGCCGGCTGGTCGCGGTCACCGACACCACCCGGCTCGCCAAGGCTGACATGCCGGAGAACACCGCGCTGCCCGACATCCGGGTCGACCCCGACACCTTCACCGTGCGGGTGGACGGCGAGGTGTGGGAGCCCGAGCCGGTGCGCGAGCTGCCGATGGCCCAGCGCTACTTCCTCTTCTGA
- the alc gene encoding allantoicase, with protein MSDPTRLPDLASRALGGAVLAANDEFFAAKENLVLPHPPQALPGFGHRGKEYDGWETRRRRSPGSDWAIVRLGVPGVVAAVVVDTAHFTGNHPAQASLEGASVEGHPTVAELERADWQPLVPLSDLAGDSANTFPVDSTRRVTHVRLTISPDGGVARLRVHGTAVPDPRLVDAGPFDLAALENGGRVTGVSDEFYGRPVQLVSPGLARSMGEGWETRRRRGEGNDWVQLTLACEGVVTLAELDTSWFLGNAPGSASLTGSGPDGEVVVLPRTRLQSDTRHRFVLEGGPAVDRVRLDVLPDGGMARLRLWGRPTAAGREALGRRWFDALPDVQALEVLQSAGVAPAEAGRLVGARPLGADLPPAVARLVLGPGNGTVQDAGGRR; from the coding sequence ATGAGCGACCCCACCCGACTGCCCGACCTGGCCAGCCGCGCGCTGGGCGGGGCGGTGCTGGCGGCGAACGACGAGTTCTTCGCCGCGAAGGAGAACCTCGTGCTGCCGCACCCGCCGCAGGCGCTGCCCGGTTTCGGCCACCGCGGCAAGGAGTACGACGGCTGGGAGACCCGGCGCCGCCGCTCCCCGGGGTCGGACTGGGCGATCGTCCGGCTCGGCGTGCCGGGCGTCGTCGCGGCGGTCGTCGTCGACACCGCGCACTTCACCGGCAACCACCCTGCTCAGGCATCCCTCGAGGGGGCCTCGGTCGAGGGCCACCCCACCGTCGCCGAGCTGGAGCGCGCCGACTGGCAGCCGCTGGTGCCGCTGTCGGACCTCGCCGGTGACAGCGCCAACACCTTCCCGGTCGACTCGACCCGGCGGGTCACCCACGTGCGGCTGACCATCTCCCCCGACGGCGGGGTGGCGCGGCTGCGGGTGCACGGCACCGCGGTCCCCGACCCACGCCTGGTCGACGCGGGCCCGTTCGACCTCGCCGCGCTGGAGAACGGCGGGCGGGTGACCGGGGTGAGCGACGAGTTCTACGGCCGCCCGGTGCAGCTGGTGTCCCCCGGCCTGGCCCGGTCGATGGGCGAGGGGTGGGAGACCCGGCGGCGGCGCGGCGAGGGCAACGACTGGGTGCAGCTCACCCTGGCCTGCGAGGGCGTCGTGACCCTGGCCGAGCTGGACACCTCGTGGTTCCTCGGCAACGCGCCCGGTTCGGCGTCCCTCACCGGCAGCGGCCCGGACGGCGAGGTCGTCGTCCTGCCCCGGACCCGGCTGCAGTCCGACACCCGGCACCGCTTCGTCCTCGAGGGTGGGCCGGCGGTGGACCGGGTACGGCTGGACGTCCTCCCCGACGGCGGCATGGCCCGGCTGCGGCTGTGGGGCCGGCCGACCGCCGCCGGCCGGGAGGCGCTGGGGCGGCGCTGGTTCGACGCGCTGCCCGACGTCCAGGCGCTGGAGGTCCTGCAGTCGGCGGGGGTGGCGCCGGCCGAGGCCGGCCGGCTGGTCGGTGCCCGCCCGCTCGGCGCGGACCTGCCCCCGGCGGTGGCCCGGCTGGTCCTCGGCCCTGGGAACGGAACGGTCCAGGACGCGGGAGGACGTCGCTAG
- a CDS encoding urease subunit gamma has protein sequence MHLSPHEQERLLLSYAAELARRRRARGLRLNLPEATAIVTDHVLEGARDGVLVAELMQSGRTVLTRDDVMDGVPALLEEVQVEATFPDGTKLVTVHHPIP, from the coding sequence GTGCACCTGTCCCCGCACGAGCAGGAACGGCTGTTGCTCTCCTACGCCGCCGAGCTCGCCCGTCGGCGGCGGGCACGGGGACTGCGGCTCAACCTCCCGGAGGCGACGGCGATCGTCACCGACCACGTCCTCGAGGGCGCACGGGACGGTGTGCTGGTGGCCGAGCTGATGCAGTCCGGTCGCACGGTCCTGACCCGGGACGACGTCATGGACGGCGTCCCTGCGCTGCTGGAGGAGGTGCAGGTGGAGGCGACCTTCCCGGACGGGACCAAGCTGGTGACCGTCCACCACCCCATCCCGTGA
- the ureG gene encoding urease accessory protein UreG encodes MPPDHNLDDYVDPHEHGHRSGGPLRVGLGGPVGSGKTALAAALCRTLGGEYDLAVVTNDIYTTEDADFLRRNAVLPDDRIEAVQTGCCPHTAIRDDITANLDAVELLEWRHPGLELVLVESGGDNLTASFSYGLVDVQVFVVDVAGGDKVPRKGGPGVTAADLLVVNKTDLAALVGADLGVMRRDADAVRGGKPTLLVSLREDPSAAAVADWVREQVRARALQEA; translated from the coding sequence ATGCCGCCTGACCACAACCTGGACGACTACGTCGACCCGCACGAGCACGGGCACCGCTCCGGCGGGCCGCTGCGCGTGGGCCTCGGCGGGCCGGTCGGCTCCGGCAAGACGGCGCTGGCCGCCGCGCTGTGCCGCACGCTCGGCGGCGAGTACGACCTCGCCGTGGTGACCAACGACATCTACACGACCGAGGACGCCGACTTCCTGCGCCGCAACGCCGTCCTCCCCGACGACCGGATCGAGGCGGTGCAGACCGGCTGCTGCCCGCACACCGCGATCCGCGACGACATCACAGCCAACCTCGACGCCGTGGAGCTGCTCGAGTGGCGGCACCCGGGGCTGGAGCTGGTGCTCGTCGAGTCCGGCGGGGACAACCTGACGGCCAGCTTCAGCTACGGCCTGGTCGACGTGCAGGTGTTCGTCGTCGACGTCGCGGGCGGGGACAAGGTGCCGCGCAAGGGCGGGCCGGGCGTCACCGCCGCTGACCTGCTGGTGGTGAACAAGACCGACCTCGCCGCGCTGGTCGGCGCCGACCTCGGCGTCATGCGCCGGGACGCGGACGCGGTGCGCGGGGGCAAGCCGACGCTGCTGGTCTCGCTGCGCGAGGACCCGAGCGCCGCGGCGGTGGCCGACTGGGTGCGGGAGCAGGTGCGGGCCCGGGCGCTGCAGGAAGCGTGA
- a CDS encoding GntR family transcriptional regulator has translation MNEDAGPIFRQVAADIENAIVDGSLVEETQAPSTNELAAFHRINPATAAKGLNQLVADGVLYKRRGVGMFVATGAREQLLKRRRSEFADQYVSPLMAEARKLGIPVHELTAMIGNWEEQR, from the coding sequence GTGAACGAGGACGCCGGCCCGATCTTCCGGCAGGTGGCCGCCGACATCGAGAACGCGATCGTCGACGGCTCCCTGGTGGAGGAGACCCAGGCCCCCTCCACCAACGAGCTGGCCGCCTTCCACCGCATCAACCCCGCGACCGCCGCCAAGGGACTGAACCAGCTGGTCGCCGACGGGGTCCTCTACAAGAGAAGAGGAGTCGGGATGTTCGTCGCCACCGGCGCCCGCGAACAGCTGCTCAAGCGCCGGCGCAGCGAGTTCGCCGACCAGTACGTCAGTCCCCTGATGGCCGAGGCCCGCAAGCTCGGGATCCCCGTCCACGAGCTCACCGCCATGATCGGCAACTGGGAGGAGCAGCGATGA
- the egtE gene encoding ergothioneine biosynthesis PLP-dependent enzyme EgtE, with protein MTALGSTLAHEDLGAVWRSARPRPAGRHLDTAACSRQSHRVLEAVAHHARHEAELGGYVAEATAEDLLQQGRSVIGGLVGMAAADVVFVESAQAALAALLAGWRLPPGARVACLPGEYAPNAAQLRAAELTVEALPVDDLGRADLDGVARLLATDPPHAVHLTHVASHRGTVQPAAEVAALCREAGVPLVLDAAQSLGHVDTDLGADVVYSTSRKWLAGPRGVGVLCVRPAVAAELTPLLTAPDDVPPLRAFESGEAHVAGRVGLVLAVGEHLAAGPLRVRERLAALGRAGREVLDGAAGWRVVEPHDEPTATTTLRPPDGVDVVTTRARLLAEQGIVTTAIGTQRAPGEMTGPVLRVSPHLDATLDDLEALAAAL; from the coding sequence GTGACCGCGCTGGGATCGACCCTCGCCCACGAGGACCTCGGCGCCGTGTGGCGCTCGGCCCGGCCCCGTCCGGCGGGCCGGCACCTGGACACTGCCGCGTGCAGCCGGCAGAGCCACCGGGTGCTCGAGGCAGTCGCCCACCACGCCCGGCACGAGGCCGAGCTGGGCGGGTACGTCGCCGAGGCGACCGCCGAGGATCTGCTGCAGCAGGGCCGGTCGGTGATCGGCGGGCTCGTCGGGATGGCCGCCGCGGACGTCGTCTTCGTCGAGTCCGCGCAGGCCGCGCTGGCCGCACTGCTCGCCGGGTGGCGGCTGCCACCCGGGGCGCGGGTGGCCTGCCTGCCCGGCGAGTACGCCCCGAACGCCGCCCAGCTGCGTGCTGCCGAGCTGACGGTCGAGGCCCTGCCGGTGGACGACCTCGGGCGGGCCGACCTCGACGGCGTGGCCCGGCTGCTGGCGACCGACCCGCCGCATGCGGTGCACCTGACACACGTAGCCAGCCACCGCGGCACCGTGCAGCCGGCCGCCGAGGTCGCCGCCCTGTGCCGGGAGGCCGGGGTGCCGCTGGTGCTCGACGCCGCCCAGTCGCTGGGGCACGTCGACACCGACCTCGGCGCCGACGTCGTCTACTCGACGTCCCGCAAGTGGCTGGCCGGGCCGCGCGGGGTGGGCGTGCTGTGCGTCCGGCCCGCGGTCGCCGCCGAGCTCACCCCGCTGCTGACCGCGCCGGACGACGTCCCGCCGCTGCGCGCCTTCGAGTCCGGGGAGGCGCACGTGGCCGGCCGGGTCGGGCTGGTGCTGGCCGTCGGCGAGCACCTCGCCGCGGGGCCGCTGCGCGTGCGCGAGCGGCTGGCCGCGCTCGGCCGGGCCGGGCGCGAGGTGCTCGACGGCGCCGCCGGCTGGCGGGTGGTCGAGCCGCACGACGAGCCGACCGCCACCACGACGCTGCGCCCGCCCGACGGCGTCGACGTCGTCACCACCCGGGCCCGGCTGCTGGCCGAGCAGGGCATCGTCACCACCGCGATCGGGACGCAGCGGGCGCCGGGCGAGATGACCGGGCCGGTGCTGCGCGTCTCGCCGCACCTGGACGCCACGCTCGACGACCTCGAGGCCCTCGCCGCCGCCCTCTGA
- a CDS encoding 8-oxoguanine deaminase: MRCVRTPADLLVHDAELLATVDDGRREIPGGWVAVTDGVVTGVGGPGDPAPAAVRRVDARGCLVTPGLVNTHHHLYQNLTRAFAPALTGGLFEWLVTLYPLWARLDEEAAFVSAYVGLTELALSGCTTSTDHLYVHPRGGGDLISAEVAAARELGVRFSPTRGSMSLSVEDGGLPPASVVQDDDDILADSKRLVDAHHDRSPHAMTRIALAPCSPFSVSPALMRRTAELAEDLDVRLHTHLCETRDEDAFCLATFGRRPVDHLADVGWLSDRVWLAHVVWPSADEVARLGAARVGAAHCPSSNMVLGSGLAPVAELRAAGAPVGLGVDGSSSADSASLWLEARTAMLQGKLRHGAGAMSARDALEMATRGGAACLGRTGEIGELSVGACGDLAVWSLEGPAFAGALSDPVEAWLRCGPVAARHTVVAGRSVVEDGVPVHPGLDEQLAVHRRVSAWIQAAV, translated from the coding sequence ATGCGGTGCGTGAGGACCCCCGCTGACCTGCTGGTGCACGACGCCGAGCTGCTGGCCACCGTCGACGACGGCCGACGCGAGATCCCGGGCGGCTGGGTGGCGGTCACCGACGGGGTGGTGACCGGGGTGGGCGGCCCGGGCGACCCCGCGCCCGCCGCCGTCCGCAGGGTCGACGCGCGCGGCTGCCTGGTGACGCCGGGGCTGGTGAACACCCACCACCACCTGTACCAGAACCTCACCCGTGCCTTCGCCCCCGCGCTGACCGGCGGCCTGTTCGAATGGCTGGTCACCCTCTACCCGCTGTGGGCGCGGCTGGACGAGGAGGCCGCCTTCGTCAGCGCCTACGTCGGGCTCACCGAGCTGGCGCTGTCGGGCTGCACCACCTCGACCGACCACCTCTACGTGCACCCGCGCGGCGGCGGCGACCTGATCTCCGCGGAGGTCGCCGCCGCCCGCGAGCTCGGTGTGCGCTTCTCCCCGACCCGGGGCTCGATGTCGCTGTCGGTCGAGGACGGCGGCCTGCCCCCGGCCTCCGTCGTCCAGGACGACGACGACATCCTCGCCGACTCCAAGCGCCTGGTGGACGCCCACCACGACCGCTCGCCGCACGCGATGACCCGCATCGCGCTCGCGCCCTGCTCGCCGTTCAGCGTCTCGCCGGCCCTCATGCGCCGCACCGCGGAGCTCGCCGAGGACCTCGACGTCCGGCTGCACACGCACCTGTGCGAGACGCGGGACGAGGACGCCTTCTGCCTGGCCACCTTCGGCCGCCGCCCGGTCGACCACCTCGCCGACGTCGGCTGGCTGTCCGACCGGGTGTGGCTGGCGCACGTGGTGTGGCCCTCGGCCGACGAGGTGGCCCGGCTGGGCGCGGCGCGGGTCGGGGCGGCGCACTGCCCGTCGTCCAACATGGTGCTGGGCAGCGGGCTGGCGCCGGTGGCCGAGCTGCGGGCGGCCGGGGCGCCGGTCGGGCTCGGCGTGGACGGGTCGTCGTCGGCGGACTCCGCGTCGCTGTGGCTGGAGGCCCGGACGGCGATGCTGCAGGGCAAGCTGCGGCATGGCGCGGGCGCGATGTCGGCCCGCGACGCGTTGGAGATGGCCACCCGCGGCGGCGCGGCCTGCCTCGGGCGCACCGGTGAGATCGGTGAGCTGTCGGTGGGCGCGTGTGGGGACCTCGCGGTTTGGTCGCTGGAGGGCCCGGCGTTCGCCGGCGCGCTGTCCGACCCGGTGGAGGCGTGGCTGCGGTGCGGCCCGGTCGCGGCCCGCCACACCGTCGTCGCCGGGCGGTCCGTGGTCGAGGACGGCGTCCCGGTGCACCCCGGCCTGGATGAGCAGCTCGCCGTCCACCGCCGGGTGTCCGCGTGGATCCAGGCGGCCGTCTGA
- a CDS encoding urease accessory protein UreD, producing MRTLVEVVACRGPGGRTVLPVVRGGGQYAVRRTGPATVHLVATAFGPLGGDDARIRLVVEEGARLRVRSVAAAVALPSRSIAEPSVQRVHATVAGELDLAPEPTVVAARARHVAELEAELGPAAVLTSAEQVLLGRRGEEPGRWTGTTRVLREGRPLLHTTVDLGPGAPAWLPPVAPRAYASTVHLDAGAHPPQQPVATGEDAVRLPLPGGWTATAWGAELHRVTGALAALTAPGQETA from the coding sequence GTGAGGACCCTCGTCGAGGTCGTCGCCTGCCGCGGGCCCGGCGGGCGCACCGTGCTCCCGGTGGTGCGCGGGGGCGGGCAGTACGCCGTCCGCCGGACCGGCCCGGCGACGGTGCACCTGGTCGCCACCGCCTTCGGCCCGCTCGGCGGCGACGACGCGAGGATCCGGCTGGTCGTCGAGGAAGGCGCGCGGCTGCGCGTGCGCTCGGTGGCGGCGGCGGTCGCGTTGCCCTCGCGCAGCATCGCCGAGCCGTCGGTGCAGCGCGTGCACGCCACCGTCGCCGGCGAGCTGGACCTGGCGCCAGAGCCGACCGTCGTCGCGGCGCGCGCCCGGCACGTCGCCGAGCTCGAGGCCGAGCTGGGGCCGGCCGCGGTGCTGACCAGCGCCGAGCAGGTGCTGCTCGGGCGGCGCGGCGAGGAGCCCGGCCGCTGGACCGGCACCACCCGGGTCCTCCGCGAGGGCCGGCCGCTGCTGCACACCACGGTCGACCTCGGGCCGGGCGCGCCGGCCTGGTTGCCGCCGGTGGCCCCGCGGGCGTACGCATCCACCGTGCACCTGGACGCCGGCGCCCACCCGCCCCAGCAGCCGGTCGCCACGGGGGAGGACGCCGTCCGGCTCCCGCTGCCCGGCGGCTGGACGGCGACCGCGTGGGGTGCCGAGCTGCACCGGGTGACCGGCGCGCTGGCCGCCCTGACCGCGCCCGGGCAGGAGACGGCGTGA
- a CDS encoding anti-sigma factor has product MRHCTPEQLSLAALREPLPADDTAHLESCAQCREELASLRRGVDLLAVPQLAAPGAAVLPPPSVWAGIAAATGVTTAPRAEALAAAAPPPPAAAPPAPPAAAPPAPPAAAPEPAPAAVVPLRTRRSRLLLAAAASLVVGVGIGAGAVALGTGDDGLAVAAAALDPLGDSDASGEARVVERDDGSRALELTLDAVPLDEGYYEVWLLDEAVARLVPVGVVQGGSDATLELPPGLDLGEYPVVDVSVEPLDGDPSHSGESVVRGVLES; this is encoded by the coding sequence GTGCGGCACTGCACGCCTGAGCAGCTGTCCCTGGCGGCGCTGCGCGAGCCGCTGCCCGCCGACGACACCGCCCACCTGGAGTCCTGCGCGCAGTGCCGCGAGGAGCTGGCGTCGCTGCGCCGCGGGGTCGACCTGCTCGCCGTCCCCCAGCTGGCCGCGCCGGGCGCCGCCGTCCTCCCGCCGCCGAGCGTCTGGGCGGGGATCGCCGCCGCCACCGGGGTCACCACCGCGCCCCGCGCGGAGGCGCTCGCCGCTGCCGCTCCGCCTCCGCCGGCCGCCGCCCCGCCTGCTCCCCCGGCCGCCGCCCCGCCTGCTCCGCCAGCCGCGGCACCCGAGCCCGCCCCGGCAGCCGTGGTGCCGCTGCGGACCCGCCGCTCACGGCTGCTGCTCGCCGCCGCGGCGTCCCTGGTCGTGGGCGTCGGCATCGGCGCCGGCGCGGTGGCCCTCGGCACGGGGGACGACGGCCTGGCCGTGGCCGCCGCCGCGCTGGACCCGCTCGGCGACAGCGACGCCTCCGGCGAGGCCCGGGTGGTGGAGCGGGACGACGGCTCCCGGGCGCTGGAGCTGACGCTCGACGCGGTGCCCCTCGACGAGGGCTACTACGAGGTGTGGCTGCTCGACGAGGCGGTCGCCCGGCTCGTGCCGGTCGGGGTGGTGCAGGGCGGCAGCGACGCCACGCTGGAGCTGCCGCCCGGGCTCGACCTCGGCGAGTACCCGGTGGTCGACGTCTCGGTGGAGCCGCTCGACGGCGACCCGTCCCACTCCGGGGAGTCGGTCGTCCGCGGCGTGCTGGAGAGCTGA